Proteins encoded by one window of Ictidomys tridecemlineatus isolate mIctTri1 chromosome 7, mIctTri1.hap1, whole genome shotgun sequence:
- the Zdbf2 gene encoding DBF4-type zinc finger-containing protein 2 isoform X2 yields MKSNGKHLFSAQHRSLTRQSRRRICTSSLMERFLQDVLRHHPYNYQENRGTQNEMSMNAASPEVVHLEDFFSEEYAQDTPETIEEETLSESSDSVEELTSEPSDQSQEPVREISIRPSVIQKLEKGQQQSLEFVPKIESGGMKRINPVDIGQATNSGKNPVRPPVICNAPASCLPERSYDRPVATTTARLPLAVHLDSVSKCDPNKAHTHLEQLDMVSRNPVPSALVGTSVSYKNPKESNRKPLCVNSDKLVLQKEVKSQGELSPGFKFCELKGTENSVRVKSSSRLASNLAGNLNKTDKPSDRGVFGDAIPKHHEEFLSNMDCSQEEEHLVFKKSSFLKQKFSLSSEVKFDCGPLQSAADQSQEAVQDLNLWKEERVDQEDENYESRDSEMSFDCDSSCHSLTDQSEMSDREINLLEETHADLTHKNKKSCVSEKISDRSDSLQAVTRQSQVIVKEEGLQNTARISLVDESYDTSGSEMNSDYDEDFPQSAKKYRQQPVKEVDLPQEVHISLVDRDYGWTSSESSADSIFSLESVVDESSVVVTEKQVWKKAHVRLVDASYGSSCSESSFDCDASPQLVVDRPQMTVKEKKLKHRHVHLKNKKRKPSRAKAHLDFGVSLETVADEPQRAVEEKNLLKAKNADLVDMNCESHGPEMGFHADAQLVADESQVAVKEVNPQKVDNDLENNKSIPSSISYLSFDSHAFFYQSANDQPQGALGEVNLKELNVDMEVKSYGCSSSELTFDSDSPLLSVTERSQLDVERIKEDHINLEDESCESNSSDITFDSDIPDCSVVDQPEVAVGEEEPVDLENKSNESCISEITFDSDIPLHSGNDHPEVAVKEVIIQEEEYVHLERKNDKLIDSEINLDSYAPLHSVTNPPEVADKKLNPQREEQVLFKNKENEPADSELSLAYHTIFPSMTGHSEDPFKDINFEKEVHVPFENKTNELSASETRLDSEIPLQSVIRKPTVVVKNIWLQKEKYAEFQDKNAELTDSEINSDSDIPHYPMAEPQVAVKRKEKRKHIVEKSHYHGDSELLFSSEILPQSIAEKPQSAILGKDHVKPEGRSTVLKGFGINVNIDASLHSITDQPHLALLKEKHVDLKDEGSKPSTSKIHFNLVDPPQTLPKRPEVIKSTNQWKEETMYLENKIDEPSGSKAVHNTDISLQSTVNPPEVAIKQVNLASEDQMYLESKNSQYNSERSLDSDFLVQEVVSRPQITTVEPEHFEVEGKHSQSCDSEVSFDSDDSLQSVADQLGETVKEISHWKDEDIDMEDKRDEAKSFKTIYDSDVLKPVADQTEEVVPGINLWKEHVDFGDKIVTPSDRVTEKKINFDSDKTLQSVTKIQEPAKEINLSREGHVCLDDKGYEPCGSRIIYVSNIPFQSVIQGPQILEERPANLEVKNSDPCGPEIRFDSSDSCQSVAGQLQKSITEINLKEDHIYLEDKSYKLVDCEACYDSDVPVQFVADQSHVSVKEINLQKEDQNDLEDNNYTPCCSEIRCDSGVHLQSEVDPSQMTYKETTFQKRELLGMEEKSSEPSDSEMMSDSDVSFQIVVNSSSQTSDGESDSPPVVFVDVMASDSDCDREVISDSNVPLELVTDPPPMTIPETSCINTESIDVGNNYCNYCGSQLRSVLEASSHSVASQPKKSFKIINRKNDYIILGDSTCQSCGNEIDFSGDASDQSMTYQSQGPDRSIDSEDKSCEYNRTERNFNLESSTQSVTHQVQQTDKEDNLWKDQKDKSCESNVSAAGSTSSSTSVIRQTTVRKSALKSKRRDQESCKSCFERGFQCDPSHHSDSNQPGEAVKKRPVKRVTFDLGEKSRDSQSGSAPKTGSGRNLGKDKVMDDLDAPVIEALSQILPSSLGRKWSRIIRGNHSKINALMKDFKEGHFRCYFNNEAKTQIITLYKERYIAWPIFNQTTASVQTVSSFEDIAGGFSDIDDCVVAVEKPNYHYPLAKRLLSKQNLFVASQSQIEKVSHGTQTSFISYPLKKRKIVRLEVESPKKKCVQSDGKERKIIKIGTIELPGTQIKVLEPGQSKPVIRILTSINIKPKEDESCDSPKANHCVCDNDLQFLCKYKQSNHNCPSLLKIVNNFPSNVVISESDICCKCHIHHESDLNFSEGDNDAVQNHVSISQMIIPARYELRSRCRTSESSTFLETSEVVNASEFPEEGSFQLTLLSRDVAKISPKPVKYEFFESKRKKKIQRKNVMRNPSFPKKVFKAVILRQNARTASEKWSVWIRTKANDIIRKYISKYSAFLRRRYQSRATLFRMHLKKKKSGASRLEEVDKSTQTPSDTSVTPAGAKEKLRAIVSPLKQPAQRTSRAVGRRAGRRSAVGRSAVGRSAVGRKKAKRRNRRKKKRPIPVREYDLRSSCYIPDSDRMVTRLASKMKSNEVK; encoded by the coding sequence aggaaCACAAAATGAGATGTCTATGAATGCTGCATCACCTGAAGTGGTTCATTTGGAAGATTTCTTTTCTGAAGAATATGCTCAGGACACTCCTGAAACCATAGAAGAAGAAACACTCTCTGAGAGTTCTGATTCTGTTGAAGAGTTGACTTCTGAACCTAGTGATCAGTCACAGGAGCCTGTAAGGGAGATATCAATTCGACCATCAGTTATTCAAAAACTGGAGAAGGGACAGCAGCAGTCCTTGGAGTTTGTTCCTAAAATTGAGAGTGGTGGTATGAAAAGAATAAATCCAGTAGATATTGGTCAAGCTACAAATAGTGGAAAAAATCCAGTACGTCCCCCAGTGATTTGTAATGCTCCTGCCAGTTGTTTACCTGAGAGGTCTTATGATAGGCCAGTTGCGACTACTACTGCTAGGTTACCACTAGCAGTCCACTTGGATTCAGTTAGCAAATGTGACCCAAACAAAGCTCACACACACCTTGAACAGCTAGACATGGTCTCTAGAAATCCTGTGCCATCAGCCCTTGTAGGAACTTCAGTTTCATATAAGAATCCTAAAGAATCAAATAGGAAACCTTTATGTGTAAATTCAGATAAGTTGGTTTTACAGAAAGAAGTAAAATCTCAGGGTGAATTGTCACCTGGCTTTAAATTCTGTGAACTTAAGGGTACTGAAAATTCTGTAAGAGTTAAATCTTCTTCCAGATTAGCATCTAACTTGGCAGGAAATCTGAACAAAACTGACAAGCCTTCTGATAGAGGAGTCTTTGGAGATGCCATTCCAAAGCACCATGAGGAATTTCTTTCAAATATGGATTGTAGCCAAGAAGAAGAGCATTTGGTTTTTAAGAAGTCATCATTTTTGAAACAAAAGTTCTCACTGAGTTCCGAAGTGAAGTTTGATTGTGGTCCTCTTCAGTCAGCAGCTGATCAATCTCAAGAGGCTGTCCAAGACTTAAACCTTTGGAAGGAAGAGCGAGTTGACCAAGAAGATGAGAACTATGAATCTAGAGATTCTGAAATGAGTTTTGATTGTGATTCCTCCTGTCATTCACTGACTGATCAATCTGAAATGTCTGATAGAGAAATAAACCTTTTAGAGGAAACACATGCTGATTTAACACATAAGAATAAGAAATCTTGTGTTTCTGAAAAAATTTCTGATCGCAGTGATTCTCTTCAGGCAGTTACCAGGCAATCACAAGTGATTGTTAAAGAAGAAGGTCTTCAGAATACAGCGCGTATTAGCCTGGTTGATGAAAGCTATGATACTAGTGGTTCTGAAATGAATTCTGATTATGATGAAGACTTCCCTCAGTCAGCTAAAAAGTACCGCCAACAGCCTGTGAAAGAAGTAGACCTTCCTCAGGAGGTTCACATTAGTTTGGTTGATAGGGACTATGGATGGACTAGCTCTGAATCAAGTGCTGATTCCATTTTCTCACTTGAGTCAGTGGTTGATGAGTCCTCAGTGGTTGTTACAGAAAAACAAGTTTGGAAGAAGGCTCATGTTAGGTTGGTTGATGCAAGCTATGGATCCAGTTGTTCTGAATCAAGTTTTGATTGTGATGCTTCACCTCAGTTAGTAGTTGACCGACCTCAAATgactgtcaaagaaaaaaaactgaaacacagACACGTCCACCTAAAAAATAAGAAACGTAAACCCAGTCGTGCTAAAGCACATCTTGATTTTGGTGTTTCTCTTGAGACAGTGGCTGATGAACCCCAGAGGGctgttgaagaaaaaaatcttctgaaaGCGAAGAATGCTGACCTTGTGGATATGAACTGTGAGTCTCATGGTCCTGAAATGGGTTTTCATGCTGATGCTCAATTAGTGGCTGATGAATCTCAAGTAGCAGTTAAAGAAGTAAACCCTCAGAAAGTAGATAATGACCTAGAGAATAATAAGAGTATTCCATCTAGCATTTCTTATCTAAGTTTCGATTCTCATGCTTTTTTTTATCAGTCAGCTAATGATCAACCTCAAGGGGCTTTGGGTGAAGTAAATCTTAAAGAGTTAAATGTCGACATGGAAGTTAAGAGCTATGGGTGCTCCAGTTCTGAGTTGACATTTGATTCCGATTCCCCTCTTCTGTCAGTTACTGAGCGGTCTCAGCTGGatgttgaaagaataaaagaagatcACATTAACCTGGAAGATGAGAGCTGTGAGTCAAATAGTTCTGACATAACTTTTGATTCTGATATTCCTGATTGCTCAGTAGTTGACCAACCTGAAGTAGCTGTTGGTGAGGAGGAACCTGTTGATctggaaaataaaagtaatgaatcTTGTATTTCTGAAATAACTTTTGATTCTGATATTCCCCTTCATTCAGGAAATGATCATCCTGAAGTAGCTGTTAAAGAAGTAATCATTCAGGAAGAAGAATACGTACATTTAGAAAGGAAGAATGACAAACTCAttgattctgaaataaatttGGATTCTTATGCCCCTCTTCATTCAGTGACTAATCCTCCTGAAGTAGCTGATAAAAAGCTAAATCCTCAAAGAGAAGAGCAGGTactctttaaaaataaggaaaatgagcCTGCTGATTCTGAATTAAGTTTGGCTTATCATACCATTTTTCCTTCAATGACTGGACATTCTGAAGATCCCTTTAAAGACATAAACTTTGAGAAAGAAGTGCATGTACCCTTTGAAAATAAGACTAATGAATTAAGTGCTTCTGAAACAAGATTGGATTCTGAAATCCCTCTTCAGTCAGTGATTCGGAAACCCACAGTAGTTGTTAAAAATATATGGCTTCAAAAAGAAAAGTATGCTGAATTCCAAGATAAAAATGCTGAACTTACTGATTCTGAAATAAATTCAGATTCTGATATTCCTCATTATCCTATGGCAGAACCTCAAGTAGctgttaaaagaaaagagaaaaggaagcatATTGTAGAAAAGAGTCATTATCATGGTGATTCTGAACTACTTTTCAGTTCTGAGATCCTTCCTCAGTCAATAGCTGAAAAACCTCAGTCAGCTATTTTGGGGAAGGATCATGTTAAGCCAGAAGGTCGAAGTACTGTACTTAAAGGTTTTGGAATAAATGTGAATATTGATGCCTCTCTTCATTCAATCACTGACCAACCTCATCTGGCCCTTTTGAAGGAAAAACATGTTGATCTGAAAGATGAAGGTAGCAAACCTAGTACTTCTAAAATACATTTCAATCTTGTTGACCCTCCTCAGACACTACCTAAACGTCCTGAAGTAATTAAGAGCACAAACCAATGGAAGGAAGAGACTATGTACCTGGAAAATAAGATTGATGAACCTAGTGGTTCAAAGGCAGTGCATAATACTGATATTTCTCTTCAGTCTACAGTTAACCCACCTGAAGTAGCTATTAAACAAGTAAACCTTGCGAGTGAAGATCAAATGTATTTGGAAAGTAAGAATAGTCAATATAATTCTGAAAGAAGTTTGGATTCTGATTTCTTGGTTCAAGAAGTAGTCAGTCGACCTCAAATAACTACTGTAGAGCCAGAGCACTTTGAAGTAGAAGGCAAGCACAGTCAGTCTTGTGATTCTGAAGTAAGTTTTGATTCTGATGACTCTCTTCAATCAGTGGCTGACCAGCTCGGGGAAACCGTTAAAGAAATAAGTCATTGGAAGGATGAAGACATTGACATGGAAGATAAGAGGGATGAAGCCAAgagttttaaaactatatatgaTTCTGATGTACTTAAGCCAGTAGCTGACCAAACTGAAGAAGTAGTTCCAGGGATCAACCTTTGGAAAGAACATGTTGACTTTGGAGATAAAATTGTTACTCCTAGTGACAGagtgacagaaaagaaaataaattttgattctgACAAAACTCTTCAGTCTGTGACTAAAATTCAAGAGCCtgctaaagaaataaatctttcaaGAGAAGGACATGTTTGTCTGGATGATAAGGGCTATGAACCTTGTGGTTCTAGAATAATTTATGTTTCAAATATCCCCTTTCAATCAGTGATTCAGGGACCACAAATTTTGGAAGAGAGGCCTGCTAATTTGGAAGTTAAGAACAGTGATCCTTGTGGTCCTGAAATACGTTTTGATTCCAGTGATTCTTGTCAGTCAGTGGCTGGCCAGTTGCAAAAATCTATCACAGAAATCAATCTGAAGGAAGACCATATTTACCTGGAAGATAAGAGCTATAAACTGGTTGATTGTGAGGCATGTTATGATTCTGATGTTCCTGTTCAGTTTGTAGCAGATCAATCTCATGTGTCTGTCAAAGAAATAAACTTGCAAAAGGAGGATCAAAATGACCTAGAAGATAACAACTACACACCCTGTTGTTCTGAAATAAGATGTGATTCTGGTGTTCATCTGCAGTCAGAAGTTGACCCGTCTCAAATGACTTACAAAGAAACAACCTTTCAGAAGAGAGAGCTGCTTGGCATGGAAGAAAAGTCCAGCGAACCAAGTGATTCTGAAATGATGTCTGATTCTGATGTGTCTTTTCAAATAGTAGTTAACTCATCATCCCAAACATCAGATGGAGAATCAGATTCTCCACCAGTGGTGTTTGTGGATGTGATGGCCAGTGATAGTGATTGTGACCGTGAAGTAATATCTGATTCTAATGTTCCTCTTGAGTTAGTGACTGACCCACCTCCCATGACTATCCCAGAAACCAGCTGTATAAATACAGAGTCCATTGATGTTGGAAATAACTACTGTAACTACTGTGGTTCTCAACTAAGAAGTGTTTTGGAAGCCTCTTCTCACTCAGTGGCAAGCCAACCCAAGAagtctttcaaaataataaaccGGAAGAATGACTATATTATTCTGGGAGACTCAACTTGTCAGTCTTGTGGTAATGAAATAGATTTTAGTGGTGATGCCTCTGATCAGTCCATGACTTACCAGTCACAAGGACCTGATAGAAGTATTGACTCAGAAGATAAGAGTTGTGAATATAATCGtactgaaagaaattttaatttggaaagcagtactcAATCAGTGACTCATCAAGTACAGCAAACTGACAAGGAAGACAACCTTTGGAAAGATCAAAAAGATAAAAGCTGTGAGTCTAATGTTTCTGCAGCGGGCTCTACTTCCTCTTCTACATCAGTGATCCGTCAAACGACAGTTAGAAAAAGTGCTTTAAAGTCAAAACGTAGAGATCAAGAAAGTTGTAAATCTTGTTTTGAGAGGGGTTTTCAGTGTGATCCCTCTCATCATTCTGACTCTAACCAGCCTGGAGAAGCTGTTAAAAAACGCCCAGTTAAGAGGGTAACTTTTGACTTAGGAGAAAAGAGTCGTGATTCCCAATCAGGCTCTGCCCCCAAGACTGGTTCTGGAAGGAACCTGGGAAAAGACAAGGTCATGGATGATCTTGATGCACCAGTTATTGAGGCCTTATCACAGATACTTCCTTCATCTCTGGGAAGAAAGTGGTCTCGAATAATAAGAGGAAATCACTCAAAAATTAATGCCCTTATGAAGGATTTTAAGGAAGGTCATTTCCGCTGTTACTTTAATAATGAAGCGAAGACCCAAATCATTACTTTGTATAAAGAAAGATACATTGCCTGGCCTATCTTTAATCAAACCACTGCATCCGTTCAAactgtgtcaagttttgaagataTTGCAGGTGGATTTTCAGACATTGATGACTGTGTAGTGGCTGTAGAGAAACCAAACTATCATTATCCTCTAGCAAAGAGGCTTCTTTCTAAACAGAATTTGTTTGTGGCTTCTCAGAGCCAGATAGAAAAAGTTAGCCATGGAACTCAAACCAGTTTTATAAGTTACccattgaagaaaagaaaaatagttagACTAGAGGTAGAATCACCcaaaaaaaagtgtgtgcagagtgacggaaaagagagaaaaatcatcaaaattggaaCAATTGAATTGCCCGGAACACAAATTAAAGTTTTGGAGCCTGGACAATCCAAACCTGTAATTCGTATTCTTACTTCTATAAATATTAAACCGAAGGAAGATGAATCCTGCGACTCACCTAAAGCGAACCATTGTGTTTGTGATAATGATCTACAGTTTCTGTGCAAATATAAACAGAGTAACCATAATTGCCCATCACTTCtgaaaattgtaaataattttcCATCAAACGTGGTAATATCAGAGTCTGACATATGTTGTAAATGTCACATTCATCATGAGAGTGACTTAAACTTTAGTGAGGGAGACAATGATGCTGTACAAAACCATGTTTCAATATCTCAAATGATAATACCAGCAAGATATGAATTGAGGTCACGTTGTAGGACCAGTGAATCTTCTACATTTCTAGAAACTTCAGAGGTTGTAAATGCTAGTGAGTTTCCAGAGGAAGGTAGTTTCCAGCTAACTCTTTTAAGTCGTGATGTTGCCAAAATCTCTCCAAAACCAGTTAAATATGAGTTTtttgaaagtaaaaggaaaaagaaaattcaaagaaagaatgTTATGAGAAACCCAAGCTTTCCCAAAAAGGTGTTTAAAGCAGTTATTCTCCGTCAGAATGCCAGAACAGCTTCAGAAAAATGGTCAGTTTGGATTCGGACCaaagcaaatgacataattagaaaatatatttcaaaatactctGCTTTTCTGCGTCGTAGGTACCAATCCAGGGCCACTTTATTTAGAATGCAtcttaagaagaaaaaatcaggTGCCAGTAGGCTAGAGGAGGTGGATAAATCAACTCAAACACCTTCGGACACCTCAGTTACACCAGCTGGTGCTAAAGAGAAGTTAAGGGCTATCGTGAGTCCTCTGAAGCAGCCTGCGCAGCGCACTTCCCGTGCTGTAGGAAGACGTGCTGGAAGAAGAAGTGCTGTAGGAAGAAGTGCTGTAGGAAGAAGTGCTGTAGGAAGAAAGAAGGCTAAGAGAAGGAATCGCCGCAAAAAGAAAAGGCCTATACCTGTTAGAGAATATGATTTGAGAAGTTCGTGTTACATACCAGATTCTGATAGAATGGTGACTCGGCTTGCaagcaaaatgaaaagtaatgaggtaaaatag